The DNA window GCAGGCGCCCGCCAAAAACGCAAGCTTCTCATCCGTGGCTTGGGGCAAACAAATAATGACGGCGCAGGCCGCACCTTTGGTTTGCTACTTACGGTATCGGGCTGGTTTTTCGAGCAAGTCCACACCCGTCCCAGCGCAAATCGTGGAGTTGTCGCAATTTACTGGTAAGCCGCGCAAAGTTTGCGGACTATTCACAGCATTGGGACTGAAAAGTCGTTGTGCCGTTCGATTCGGTCGTGCCGCTCGCAACGGCGGGTGGCAACCACAGGCGACAGGCTGTCCCTGCTAGCGGGATCAAGCAGTGTCGAAGTCAGTTCCGGCGATCAGGCGCCGAGAGAAAGCGTGGAAGAATGGCCAGCGGCATGAAATACCGGGCGCGAAATGACGTGCCCCGCCGCCACCCAAACTGAATGCGTCGGATTACTTCGTCTCGTCCGCCGAGGCGTCGGCGAACATCGCGTCAATGAACTCGCCCGGGTCGAAGACCGCCAGATCGTCGGCCTTTTCACCGACGCCGATGAACTTGACGGGCAATCCCATCTGCTGGGCGATCGCCACGACGACTCCCCCCTTGGCGGTGCCGTCGACCTTGGCCAGCACGATGCCGGTGCATTGCACCGCCTCGGTGAAGTGCTTGGCCTGGCTGATGCCGTTCTGGCCGGTCGTGGCGTCAAGAACCAGCAGCGCCTCGTGCGGCGCGTCGGCGATCTGCTTGCTGATCACGCGGCGAATCTTCTCCAACTCGGCCATCAGATTCTTTTGCGTTTGCAAACGTCCGGCCGTATCGACAATGCACACGTCGGCGCCGGTTTCGAGCGCGCGAGCCACGGCCCGATGGGCCACGCTGGCGGGGTCGCTGTTGGCTGGCGCGGTCACGATGTCGGCCCCCAATCGCCCAGCCCAGATCGTCAACTGCTCGATCGCGCCGGCGCGAAACGTGTCGCCGGCGCCGAGCACCACCGATTTGCCTTGCGACTTGAACCACTGGGTCAGCTTGGCGATGGATGTTGTTTTGCCCGCCCCGTTCACCCCCGCCACTAGCACGACGGTCGGCCCGCTCGTGGCCATGGTGACCGGCGCGCCCAAGTGGGACATCAGCGTCTTGAACTTTGTCTTGATATGCGCCAGCACGTCGGACATCTCGACGACGCGCCCGCGGAAGGCCGTGCGAATGTCATCGACGACCGCGGTCGTGGCCTGGACGCCGACATCGGTCTTGATGAGCGTGGCGTAAAGTTGCTCGAGGAAGGCGTCGTCGACCAGCCGGCCTTCCG is part of the Planctomycetota bacterium genome and encodes:
- the ftsY gene encoding signal recognition particle-docking protein FtsY translates to MGWFDKLKDGLKKTTRLLNTDIRDLFKSEGRLVDDAFLEQLYATLIKTDVGVQATTAVVDDIRTAFRGRVVEMSDVLAHIKTKFKTLMSHLGAPVTMATSGPTVVLVAGVNGAGKTTSIAKLTQWFKSQGKSVVLGAGDTFRAGAIEQLTIWAGRLGADIVTAPANSDPASVAHRAVARALETGADVCIVDTAGRLQTQKNLMAELEKIRRVISKQIADAPHEALLVLDATTGQNGISQAKHFTEAVQCTGIVLAKVDGTAKGGVVVAIAQQMGLPVKFIGVGEKADDLAVFDPGEFIDAMFADASADETK